In Oreochromis niloticus isolate F11D_XX linkage group LG12, O_niloticus_UMD_NMBU, whole genome shotgun sequence, the DNA window GAAGCCACATTCAGCTGGTAGAAAATATCCAAGGGCCTGTCTAGGATGAACATACAAAAAGCTGCTCTAAGCATCTGCAGCCCTATATTAGGTTCCATGCAGGTCCCCATGCACCAGACTGAAGAGTGTGGAAAAACCAGGTCTTCTACAGCCACCTGGGTGCCACCAAGAGGACCCTGTGGTCCAATGAGGTAGATTTCAATAAGGCCAAACAAATGGCAATCTTGTAGGGTTGTGAGAGAAGGATATCAGTGGCTCATCACTGTGATCTGGGGTAATGGGCTTTGTCCTTCAGTGTTTCACCAGGTGAAAAATAATAAGGCAATGCACTGGTCCACAAGTGTTATATGATCCAGGTCacttttgtgattttatttcttctcttcttctcatGACCACACTTTATTGGCtggcagtgatgggaataacggcgttacaagtaacagcGTTAccaacggcgttactttttcagtaacgagtaatctaactaatgactattcctatcgttacaatgCTGTtcccgttactaacaagaaaatgtggTGCAGtcacgttactatttttcaacaaacagacggttgaagctgtgttcagcttaccgcacgttatatcagttgcacggaagtagctgatTATCTAAGTAATCTGggtgctacagctttaagcagctgcgtgCGCTCCCACAGACGGCAATCACGATCACCTGGAgctagggggcaaaacaatcgcatgagtgctgctgtttgactgaggaagaataaagtagtcgtggtaagccaatcacacgaccactttaagatgacaaaggaacaaggtgatatataccagtttttaaattgtgttgataggccacgtaaaaccagagtcatgataaaatATACGTGTgatttttcctcaatagtttcgtcacgtttactgtctaaggacagcgctagcaagcactctctgcttattagagatggaccgatccgatattacgtatcggtatcggtccgatactgacctaaattactggatcggatatcggcgaaaaatacaaaatgtaatccgatccattaaatatcaaaaaagcatctcacaaaacttgcgacacggcgtaacccggctcataaccgtagcatgttggagcagtatgcatcacgtgatagagcggctgtgtgtatttgtagcctcgctaccaaaccagcatttcatctctgaggaagttatcccagagagaagtaaagcaagtgtgtaagttcatctctgagtgtttgtaaagcgttcccatgttaagcttaacaaccgatatatggagcgactgcctctctctctccctcaccttcctgctgctacttcaatagtgaaactgatcaatgatcagctgatcggcttttctgtcgctagtccgtctctcttctttgtttttggcccactttgcaccagaaagaggaaaccagcggctgaacaacagcagcacgtttaagcttgataagctgttgttagaatgtatttaatattactttctacaccaggatccttttctacgtagctgacggctggtaactgtgcaggggcggatctagcaaagtttagccaggggggccgatagggcatgaacagggaaaagggggcacagagacatacttttctttcttattctcatttaaaatgtctagcttttaataaataattatctgaatcttacacccaaagttttaatctgatgtaaaatgtatagaagtccattactgtatatagtaactgttaagtctaatataccctagtaagctatactactttttcctttgggaaggtaccatctgtgaattctgcaattctgttgaagaaagatgttgaatctatttaattattcttgaaaattaatttatttctgtgcattttttttcaccctgcatcaaattaaagttgattacattgattaagcatcatgaggtggagggtgggtggttccctatttttttttttttttgctgggagtttgcaaccctattagttaggttgcttaatatttctgctaagtactctttaaaataccagaatagggaggatggagcaggtttaagtttattagattgatcagtgttgctgaactatgaaatattttgggtgcagtgtattttttacatacaggtataacagaatagctttagtgttgttgtttatttaaacttgagtatgaacttatacaaaatgcagcaagatattaaaaaaaacagttttattgattaaaaaacacactatatcggattcatatcggtatcggcagatatccaaatttatgatatcggtatcggtatcggacataaaaaagtggtatcgtgccatctctactgCTTATTAccccaaaaaccccaaaacaaaacaaaaaacagccctttCATGTTCGTGGAAAAATGCGCCATGTCTGAAACCAAAAAATGATATGgtaacatgacatttggttgtttaggaagagggggaagtttttgGAGTgatggcgagagagagagagcgagagagagagagagagcaaaacagaagaaaaatagagagagcgagtttagagatgtgagagatttgtgacgtttagcgtgtttggagtgtgtagttaatgtgttgtcttgtgtagttagtgtgtagtgtttggatagttttgtattgtgtgtcagaacaatgaggtgactgctgtctgCAGgctttggagtggcacaaataatttgtgtggcatcttattgaatacAGAACAGCTGATTATTATGAAATGGTTATagaaaaaaggtaaatggctgcaaataactttttaaaattttaaaattgacaatttatatgtgcatttaaagttatgaaatgtGATTCAAttaacatgtttgtggttgttacagtaaaaaatataactttttctactcagattttttttcctctgatttatatcaattgtgttaatacagtatgtcaaaatgaaaacataactgtaaattcagacacgtgaagttgtgctgaaaagaatgataccaaacaaggcaaagtaaatagtttttaaaggtaaaatgaaaagtagttaaaaatcgccaattataccctggacctcagagggttaaacactttttttaaagtaacgcaatagttacttttcaagtaattaattacttttagaatattgtaactcagttactaacgcagttacttttttgaagaagtaactagtaactataattaattactttttcaaagtaacttgcccaacactgttggctggtgattttaatattcatataGACCAGACTGAGCCATTTTACATCGGAATTTTTAACTGTATGTGAATCCCTTAATCTAAACATGTCTCATTGcctttcagttcaattcaattcaattcaattcaattcaatactttattgtcccacaaggggaaattagtTTAGTAGCAAGGGCAACgaagaataaacaaaacaatgataaaAAGCCACAAGACAGTTGCATAAGACCCCGGACAATTGTCCACCCCcagaaggaatacttcgaggacctcaaGGACATCTTCctgtggaggaagcagagtctggggatgaggagGGTGACCCGCCAATCTCTGGGGGTGAGGTTActaaggagttgtttaactccttggtggcagagcccctggggtggatgaggGTGGACCTGGGTGTCACGCCTTTaaaatgttgcgtggagatcaggggcgaTACCTCTGGACTTTGCAGACCAAGGTGGTGGTTCCCATCCTTAAGAAAGGGGactggagggtgtgttccaactataggGCGATcgcactcctcagcctccctggaaagtctatgccagggtgctggaaagttAGTTAAACCTCAGATACAGGAGCAATGCGGTTATcgtcctggtcgtggaacaTTGAACCAGCTTTTTATCCCATCAAGGAACTTGAGGGttcatgggagtttgcccaaccagtctaaatgtgttttgtggacttggagaaggcattcgacgtTGTCCCTTggagtgtcctgtgggaggtacTCCGGGGGTATGGGGTGTTTGGCCCATTGCTATGGGCCATTCAATCCTtagttctgttggcttcatcaggtgatggcctccagctcgcactggaacggttcacagccgagtgtgaagcggtgggaatgaaaatcagcacctccaaatccgAGGCCATGGTgaagtgcccactccgggtcagggatcAGTTCCGGCCCCAAGGTGAAGAGTTtaaggccatgtccacactaatacatttttgtttgaaaacgcatctttttctctctgttttggccttcCATCCACACTGAGACAGCATTTTTGGTCaaggaaaactgagctttttgaaAACGATCTCCAAAGctgatatatatttgaaaatgctgttttcccgtcgcagtgtggactGTGAACCCGGAGCCCTTCAAAAATAATGATGCATTTTAGTCACATGATGCAGTCATGcagagggcattatacagcagttgttttgtttgctctcaactTTGACAGCCCTATCAAAGATTAATGTCAGTGGTAcgtgctccagatagcttttcttcaaattctttaattctcacttgCTTTTGCATCGTTGTACTTTtatgttactcgcagcaacaactccacctcattgtcagtccatttaaaaaacggtgcttttcctcaacatttttgccgcgacgtttcaaagagccgcaaagtaaataaatggaaattaCGCAGGTCAAACTGTCTTATGTGTCACACATGCGCAATACAGGAAGGTAAGCGTTTTCTGTTATTTCAGTGTGGATGAACAACTGTTCCGAAACAACTGAAAACGATAGTGTGACCGTGGAGTTTTTAGACAAAAATgccattttcaaatttatctggattagtgtagacgtagcctaagtatctcggggtcttgttcacgagtgacgggAGAAAGGAACGAGAGATCGACAAAAGGATTAGTGCTGTTGCTGCAGTGATGTAGTttaggaggtagagcaggtcagctgCTGATGGGaaagttggtggttcgatccctggctcccccaGTTTATcttgccaaatatccttggggaAGACTAACCCCGACTTGCTCCAATGGATGCATTcgctgatgcatccatcggagtatgaatgcgTATGAATGATAGTTAGATAatagtgcttgtgtgaatgggtgtgtatgAGGTGAATgcagagcactttgagtactccaggagagtagaaaaacGCTATATAcaccctcctgggtgaggtgttctgggcatttcccaccgggaggaggtcACGGGggagacccaggacacactggagagattatatctctcggctggcctgggaatgccttggtgttttccacggacaagctggaggaggtggctggggagaccTAATTTTCAGGAAAAAAGTACAACAGCAATACCACCTAATTCACATCACAAAGGCAATTTATGAACAATTTTGTGACAATAAATAACAATTATGTTGGAGAATAAAAATATAGCAATTAATCACAGGTAGAATCATTTTTGATACACTGAGCCACCGAGATGCTAAGAGTGAAGtgtaaaaaccaaaataaaaacatgatcaTATGACAACAGAGGACACAGAAATCTTTCAAACTGTAATAGACAACTGCTGCTGATCAATGTTAAGAGTAATGCAGCTAGGAGTCACAGCTCTTAAGTCTATACATAAAGTCGCAGGCTATGAAAGTAACAAAGGATAATGTTATATAAATCCCAAGtagaatgaaaaacaaacttaaaacagaactaAGAATTAATGCTCAAGAtaatcaaaaacacaaagaagaaaatcaaatataaccaaactaagaaaacaaaaaaggacacTAAATAAGTCTAATAAGAAATCTCAAAACTCTGGGTGTAAGACCCCTGATCATGACACATATGCTACAGTTGACTGAAAACAAAATGCTGATAAACATGATAAAATTAAGGAGTTGAAGCTATAAGTGGGGAAAACAAATTAAGAAAGGAGATTTCTTGCACATAGCCCTTCACACTTTGTGTGATCTCCAGAGTAGCTCAAGTTCATATATGTTTGAAGACAGGCAAGTttatacttttggcaatatattGTACTTTACATGATATAAATAAGAAATTTCCCCCAGGGCCAATTGTGCTCACTGTTTTTGGACTGAAAATCTCGTCTTTCAGTTTAGGAAAAACCTTCAAGAAAAATGACCACACAGACTGTTAAAAAAGAATCACTTTACAAAGAAATCGCAGTCTGACAGATTTTGATATCAGAGATTTTGGCATCTCCTGCCTTCCCAATACTGAAATATGGGAAGAGTTTCTCAGTGAAAGTGTCTCTGTGAGTATAGATGGGAGTCATATCTCCAGGGTCATAGAAGGACACCTCCCCCCTGTCATAGTCCAGCTGGACTCTGATCCTCTGGAGACTCTTCTTCACCGTCACATTCTGACTAAGACCATTAGCATATGATCCCCTGCGATGGGTTAAACACCAGATTCCATAGTCTCCTGAAGCAAATCGCTCTCCTTTCCTCTCAGCTGACTCTTTAGCTAAACCCACAAGCCAGTCAGGATGGTCTCCCACCTCCACgttgttacgggtccgaaattgaggacgagagtaaaacaatgatggtccagaagaggtcaatcaaacagttgatttttaatgaatgcacgcagcgtggagaggtgcaaactgcaaaacagttgtacatctctacccaaaatacactctagattgcttttataacatcagggtattgtaacgccccttcttgcgtttacaagcacataatttgcatgtacagaacattcatgtattttaagaattaactgcaacatagaggttcctccttgtggcatactcttaagaatatggtgatgatctaaggcctttgaggtcaccatggactggacatccttccgtcacctgtaactaggcaaactcaaatgcaacaagaagctgaatacattcaggcctttgctcagctacaattttactgtaacaatatactcagcatatgagttatgatatatatatatttaactcaatcattttaaagtagttataactgcacctgtaataaacatgttaatatttaattatgataacccctataatatcaattataacataatgccagcaacttcaataaatgcttggatgaaatgataattaatgcaatgacaaagatgatggttatataaaataatccctgtaattccacaacgtcccagctgtgtttccctgaaCTGAAACCTACAGAGCCAAAAACACTAGCACTATAATTATTTCTCTCTGGATTGTCTGGAAGCTGCTGCCATGTCTGTCCTCCATGtctcacactggtcagatcATCAGACAGATAGAGCCAGCCACttgcagtgtttgggtccagaatgaCAGGACTGAAGTGGaccttctccttcatcttctcccACACTCTGAAGGacaggttgcccaggtgtttggccaCATCTATCAGTGCTCCTGAGACCAGCTGTGGATCTGACACTGAGCTCTGGGCTCTGGCTCTGCTCTGAGTGTCTTTATAACTGCTGAGGAATGGCacgctgtgtttctgcagctcttcTTCAACAGCAGAGATGCTGTCTGACAGAGAGGAGATCTGCTCCTCAATCATCTTCATCTCTCTGCTGATAGTCCTCcccttctgctcctcttcctccctcagagCTGCCAGTCTggactcctcttcctctttcaggaACTGCTGGAGCTTCTTGAACTCTGCTCTGATCTGCCTCTCTGTGGACAACAGCTGCTTCTTGGAGTGTTGAATCATTTCATTGTATGTTTCCTCcacttgtttgtatttgttcctCTTGTCCTGCAGAGACTTTAAGTCAGatttcagctgctccttcagGTCACTGACTGCTTCTTCTACAGGAACCACTTTGTGACTCTGGTGGAGAGAAAACTCACACACAGGACACACAGCTCTCTGCTCGTCCACACAGA includes these proteins:
- the LOC100705054 gene encoding tripartite motif-containing protein 35-like isoform X2 encodes the protein MAVCSKHDEEPKLFCVDEQRAVCPVCEFSLHQSHKVVPVEEAVSDLKEQLKSDLKSLQDKRNKYKQVEETYNEMIQHSKKQLLSTERQIRAEFKKLQQFLKEEEESRLAALREEEEQKGRTISREMKMIEEQISSLSDSISAVEEELQKHSVPFLSSYKDTQSRARAQSSVSDPQLVSGALIDVAKHLGNLSFRVWEKMKEKVHFSPVILDPNTASGWLYLSDDLTSVRHGGQTWQQLPDNPERNNYSASVFGSVGFSSGKHSWDVEVGDHPDWLVGLAKESAERKGERFASGDYGIWCLTHRRGSYANGLSQNVTVKKSLQRIRVQLDYDRGEVSFYDPGDMTPIYTHRDTFTEKLFPYFSIGKAGDAKISDIKICQTAISL
- the LOC100705054 gene encoding tripartite motif-containing protein 35-like isoform X1, with product MAVCSKHDEEPKLFCVDEQRAVCPVCEFSLHQSHKVVPVEEAVSDLKEQLKSDLKSLQDKRNKYKQVEETYNEMIQHSKKQLLSTERQIRAEFKKLQQFLKEEEESRLAALREEEEQKGRTISREMKMIEEQISSLSDSISAVEEELQKHSVPFLSSYKDTQSRARAQSSVSDPQLVSGALIDVAKHLGNLSFRVWEKMKEKVHFSPVILDPNTASGWLYLSDDLTSVRHGGQTWQQLPDNPERNNYSASVFGSVGFSSGKHSWDVEVGDHPDWLVGLAKESAERKGERFASGDYGIWCLTHRRGSYANGLSQNVTVKKSLQRIRVQLDYDRGEVSFYDPGDMTPIYTHRDTFTEKLFPYFSIGKAGDAKISDIKICQTAISL